The DNA window TTTTTGCCTGTATTACACAAGCTCGAAACCATTAAATTGTTGAAACTAAAGCGGTTTTTACGTACCGCCAATGACCGTGATTATCGAATATTCACCCCTAAGGGGAGCTGGAAGAAAGCCCAGTTTGAATTGAACGAAACCCAAATCAAACCACACCATATTCAGCAAATAGTCATGGCTATAGACCAACTGGTGAGGCAACGGGTAAGCAACAAGTTTGGTACATCATTTTTTTATACGCCAGACATTGCCCACATAAAATTGCCTGTAAACAATGCAGAGGCAGTTTCTCGTTACCCAAAAGGAACTGTTTTTCATATTCCTGACAATATTCGTTTTATTCGTTCGGTCACCTATTGGCAAGAGCGTTCGCAAACCTGTTGGATGGACAATGGCTGGAATTTTTTTGATGCCAACTGGCAGGCAAAAGGGACTTGCTGCTGGGACACTACCTGGGAGATGGGCAAAGCCGCAGTGTTTTCGGGCGACCCGGTAAACTCATACAACAAAGCGGGTAAAGCCGGACAATTGATTGACTTATACCTTGATCAGTTGGTGGAGGTGGGGGTACGTTACGCAGTTTGGAATATTTTGTCATACAACCGTATTCCGTTTGATGCCCTGGAAGATGTGCAAGGTTTACTGTTATGGGGCGAAAAGCCTCAAACTGGTAAGTTGATAGAACCCTCAAGGGTCAATTTTTCTTTTCCTGTAACAGGTAAGTCTTTGACCAAATACATCTGTTACATCGATTTATTCACTCGCCGCTTGGTATTGATGGACAGTAGCCTTTCGGCAAGTGTAGGATCAGCTCGAAACAATGCCACACGTTTGCAAAACAGCATGCCAGCCATAGTAGAGTACCTTGACGCCTTACCTTCGTTGATGGATATGTTTGAGGGGTTTGCTGTAGCTCCTGCCACTGATGCCATGAAAGTAGTGTATACCGATAAGCAGTTGCCGATAGACAATGAGTCTGCTTTTGTATTTTTGCCTAAAAACAAAGACAATAACTACGATCCGGTTTCACTCGAAACCTTGATCAGCGTATAAAATAAAACAGCCTTTTTTGAACACTCAAAAAAGGCTGTTTTGTGTTAGACTCCTATAGAACAAGGTAAACTTAAAGCGTTATTTTTATTTTTAACTATGGTTTATAAATCGCTAAAAATCAATGTGATATAAAAAATGTAATTCATCATGGGCTAGGGTTTACCTAGAACCTTGTCAAGAACTAGCCTCCCTGAAAAAGAATGAATTAGAATTTGATAAGTTTATCTACCTGTTCACGTAGCAATTGATTGTATAAGTCGTTGGTAATTTTACCATCTTTTAGGTTGGCTTCTACACGAGGTAGCTTTACCCGCATGCCCAGTAGGTTGGCACCCAAATAACTTAAAATATCGGTAAGGTGGCTCAAAGCCAGCGCACTGCCTTGCATACCCGAAGACAATCCCACCATTGCCACTTTTTTGTTGTTAAACTTGCTTGGGTACTCCAGCCCATCTATAAAAGCCTTTAGTACTCCTGGAAAAGACCCGTTGTATTCGGGTACTACAAATACAAACTTATCTCCTTGAGCTATTTGCTGACTGTATATATTAAAATCGTTGTTTTTACCTGCATTGCCATACAGTGCTGAAAAAACAAAGTCTTTGGGTAAACCCTGCAAGTCAATAATGTTACTTTCTGTATTTTGTTCGGCAAGTAAACTTTGATAATATGCCGAGACCACCCGCGAAATCGATTGATTTCGATTGGTGCAAGAAATGATTGTAATCAAGTGATCAGTTTTTAATGTTTGTGTATATAGGTGAGATTTCCCTACAGCTTAATTTTAAGTGGAGATATTGTATAGCCTTTTTCTCGTAACAAATGTAATACGCCTGATTTCCCTGGCAAGTGTCCGGCACCTACTGCAATGAAAGCACTTTTACCCGACTTGAGCAACTCCTCGATCTTAGGAATCCATTTTTTGTTACGCTCTACCAACAATGTTTTGAGTTCGTCTTCACTGGCTGTTTTTTGCATTAACTTATGCAGCCCATCCAAGTCTTGTTGTTTATACATTCTATTCAGCTTAACAATTTCTTGTGAAGCAAGGCTGTCCTTATCATACACCATCTCCAGCAACAGATCTACTTGCTTGTCTAATGGCTTGCCATCATAAAGCACTTTTATTTGATCTTCAACTGTTTCAAGGGCAATTAATTTTTTATTGAGGTTACGAGCCGATCTTTGAAAATACTCATCCATAGAACTATTGCCCGTCTTTTCAAGGTTCATGTTCAACGTTTTTGCGTACTTTTTCAGCATAATCATCTGATAAATAGCAATAGGCTTAAAACTACTAAACAACTGTACACCTGTGCCCATGTACTTTCTTAGACACTCATCAGTGGCTTTATAATCTTTTTCGCTCATCAATTGATTGAGGCGTTTATTAGGCATTACACTTGCCATGGCCACCTTCATCATATTAGAGGCTTCTATCAAAATCTCTCCTGCTACAATATCCGCTTTTTTTAATTTATCTAATATGATTTTATTCTGATTGATAAAGCCATAGTCATGCAGGTGATGAGTACCAAATAAATAAGTTGGTTTTTTAACGCCGGGACCTTTTACTTCCCAAAAGATAGATTTAGCTTTTGGAAGTGTGTCTTGTGCCAAGGTAGGCAAAGACAACAAAACGCTGAGGATGCTGAAAATAAATAATTTAGTATGCTTCATTCTGTATAAAAATTACACCTGTACAATGATCAAAAAAAACAGCAAAAGTAGTACATCAACCATTACACTCACTGCCTCATTGCAAAGGTGAAGTAGTTTCGTTGTGACATAGTATATACCATTTAGTCTAGTGCCTTAAACATTAAGTAAATGCGCTATTATTTGGGATGAGTTTTGTTTTCTGACGCACTTCAAAACCGGTGGCTACAGCTTTGCTGTGCCGAGCTCTGCCAAAGGCTAAATCGCGCATAGCCTTAGTTACGCAAGTTTTTTTAAGTAAAGTCAGTGGGCAAAAATCGCCGAAATAACCGAGGCTACAGTTCTACTGTGCCGAGCTCTGCTTTAGCTAATAGGTTAGGTATTTAGTATTTAAGGTGCTAATGAAAGTGACCCTGCTACATAATGAAATACACCGTTCATTAAACCACAATGCTTACTTGTGCTTTCGAGGAAAAAATGTGCGAAATATGACCATAAACACCGCTGATAGTATAAAAATAGTCACCCACTTAAAAAAGCCTGGGATTAGGCGGTAACTAATGACCATGGCACAAAATAAAAACATGAGCATAGAAATGCGATTAATGCCATGCATTACTCGAATATTAAAGTTGTTAGGGCGATCAGGATCATGCTTTCGAAAGAAATATCCAAATACAGCCCCCATTTTAAAGAAATCAGTGAACTTACTCATAATCTATCTTTATTTTTATAGATACAATCCATTGAGCAGGGTAAAAGTTTTCTGTTTCCCTGACTTTATACGCAAATATCAGTAAATCTTATCACTAATAGCAGCATTTTATCAATTTTAACCATTGTGTTGAGTCTGAATTTGACCCAAAAAGCGACTCTGTTAAAAAATAAACAAACGAAACTTTTAAGGTGTATATTATCGTATATAAGCTTAAATATAAAATTATAAATAATTGATTATTTATAACACCAAATAATGCAACTGTTTGTTGTGTTATTGTGAAACCATTGATCAAACTTAAAAATCACCTCTATGAACCCACAAGAAAAACAACTCTGGGATAAAATCAATCATTACTCATTTGATGCGGTAGACGCATCTTTTCCTTTTTCGGCACGCCTCATGCGTGAAAATGGCTGGACAGAAGCCTATACTATTGAAGCGATTCAGGAGTACAAAAAATTTATGTTTTTGGTTGCCGTATCAGGGCATTCTGTATCACCCTCCGACCCAGTAGACCAAGTGTGGCATTTGCACATGATTTATACTCAATCGTATTGGGAAGAGTTTTGTCATGGAATTTTAGGCAAAGCAATACACCACAACCCCACCAAAGGAGGCAAAGACGAGCGTAAGAAACATGTGAATATGTATGACCAAACTGTGGAGAGTTACTTCCAATACTTTGGTGAACCCCAACCCGCTCATATCTGGATAAGTACCCAGGACCTTTTCAAAGAAATACACTACCGTAGGGTAAACATGCATCGCAACTGGGTGACCGCCAAGCCTCAGTTTGTGCGCAAACGTTGGCACTTAGCCCCGTTACTTGCCTTGCTTGCATTATTTTTTATGGCAAATAGTGGAGGAGATATTGCTGGAATTATATTTTTTGTAGTGTTTATTGTTTTAATATCTATAGCTGCAACCAGTACAGACAAAGGAGGAGGGAGTGCCAGTGGTGGATGTTCTTCTTGCTCTTCCTGTTCAGGCTGTGGTGGCTGTGGTTGAGCGTTAAATGATTCACATCCTCTTTTTCTTTTGCCTGGGTAAAGGAAAAGGGGGGTGTTGTTTAATCTAATTTCCAAAGGCTACGTAAGTTAAAATCTAAACCTAATAAATAAGTAGAATACAATGGTGGCAGAACATCAACCCATTTGGGAAAAAATTCAGGCATACAAACTAGACGCCGTAGATGCATCTTTTCCTTTCTCGGCACGCCTCATGCGTGAAAATGGCTGGACTGAGGCCTATACTATTGAAGTGATTCAGGAATACAAAAAGTTTATGTTTTTGGTTGCCGTATCAGGGCATTCTGTATCACCCTCCGATCCTGTAGACCAAGTGTGGCACTTGCACATGATTTATACCCAATCGTACTGGGAAGAGTTTTGTCACGGAATTTTAGGCAAAGCAGTACACCACAACCCTACCAAAGGAGGCAAAGACGAACGAAAAAAGCACGTCAACATGTATGACCAAACTGTAGAGAGCTATTTAAAATACTTTGGTGAACCCCAACCTGCCCATATTTGGATAAGTACTCAAGACCTTTTCAAAGAAATACATTACCGTAGGGTAAACATGCATCGCAACTGGGTGATCGCCAAGCCTCAGTTTGTGCGCAAACGCTGGCATTTAGTGCCTTTGTTGGCATTGGTAGCCACTTTGGTAATGGCAAGTGATGGCGGTGCGGTATTTGTCATTCTTTTGGTGGTAGTAGTGTTCATTGCCCTAATTGCCTCTATTGGTGGTAATAACAACGGTAAAGGAGGCAACAACAGTGCTGGTGGTGGCGGGTGGTTTGTTGGTTGTGGAAGCAGCGATTCCGGCAGTGATTCTGGAAGTAGTGGCTGTTCCTCTTGCTCTAGCTGTGGTGGTTGTGGAGGCTGTGGGTAACATTAAAAAGGGTATAAGGCTATTTAATAAACCTTATACCCTTTCTGACGTGTTATTTAAATTTTCTGGTTCTTAAAATTTCTCCTTCAAAAATCTCGCAGTGTGGTTGTTTTCTAAACCAATCAAATCCTCAGGGATTCCCTGAAAACAAATCTGTCCTCCTTTGGCACCACCTTCCGGACCTAAATCTATGATCCAATCGGCACTTTTAATCACCTCCAGGTTGTGTTCAATCACCAGTACCGAGTGCCCTTGCTCTACCAATGCGTTCAGTGCTTTGAGCAACTTCTTTATATCATTGAAGTGCAAACCAGTGGTAGGTTCATCAAAAATAAACAAAGTATTGCCTTTGCGTGCATTGCGTTTGTCCAGAAAAGACGCCAGTTTCAGGCGTTGAGCTTCTCCACCACTCAATGTGTTCGACGATTGCCCCAAGCCTACATATCCCAGGCCTACTTCATACAAAGGACTCAATGCCTGTACAATTTTAGGTTCATTTTTAAAAAAATCCAGGCTTTCTTCTACTGTCAGATCAAGTATTTCGGCGATGTCTTTGTCATTGTATTTAATATCCAGAATTTCTTTCTTAAAACGCTTCCCTTTGCAGCTTTCGCAAGTAAGGTATACATCTGCCATAAACTGCATTTCAATTTTTACCTTGCCTTCGCCTTCGCATACTTCACAACGCCCTTTGTCTACGTTAAAAGAGAAGTGGGCAGGTTTATACCCTCGTTTTTTGGCAAGTGCTGTGTTAGCAAACAAGTTACGGATAGTGTCATACGACTTGGTATAAGTTACTGGGTTTGAGCGCGAAGATTTACCAATAGGATTTTGATCGATAAACTCTATCCCTTTTAAGGCCTGAGTGTCACCCTCCAGACTTTGGTATTTACCCTTGGTGCTGCTATAGTCTCCATACATTTTGGCAAGTGCCGGGTACAAAATATCTTTGATAAGTGTAGACTTGCCCGATCCACTTACGCCTGTTACTACTGTCATTACCCCCAGAGGAAAACGCGCCTCTACATTTTTTAAATTATTTTCTTCAGCGCCTACCAAGGTAATAAAAGCATTTGCTTTGCGTCGGACTTTAGGCATTGCAATAGAGTCTGTGCCATTTAAAAAATTCAAGGTATGCGAGTTTTTGCCGTTTTGGATGGGGGCATCCAGAGTACCTTGAAATATCAACTCACCTCCACCAGTACCTGCATCGGGGCCAATGTCTATAATTTGGTCAGCGTGACGCATAATATCTTCTTCGTGCTCTACCACAATCACTGTATTGCCCAATGCCTTCAGGTCTTTCAATACCCCAATCAATCGGTGGGTATCACGGGGGTGTAGCCCAATACTTGGTTCATCTAATATATACATAGAGCCTACCAACGCACTGCCTAAAGCGGTGGCAAGTTTAATGCGTTGATACTCTCCCCCCGAAAGGGTAGATGTCAAGCGGTTGAGGGTTAAATACCCAAGCCCTACCTCGTTAAGGTACTTGATACGGTTGTTTATTTCGGTAAGCACCCTTCTGGCTATTTGCTGTTCGTTAGGCTTAAGTGACAGGTTTAAAAACAATTCTCGTAAATCTTCCAGTGGCATCAATACCATATCATTGATATTGTACTCAGCTATTTTTACATAACTGGCGTCTTTACGCAAACGGGTACCTTGACAATCGGGGCAAGTGATTTTGCCACGGTAACGCGACAGCATCACCCGGTATTGTATTTTGTGACTTTGGCTGGCAATATGCTCAAAAAAAGCATTTAAGCCTTGAAAGTGTTCATTACCTTCCCACAAAAGTTGTTTTTGTTCCTTGCTTAGTTCCCGATAAGAACGATGGATAGGAAAGTCGAACTGTATGCTGTTTTGAATCAATGGTTGGAACCATTCTTTCCGCATCTTTTCAGTAGACCAAGGCACAATGGCATTGTCGTATACTGATAGATTTTTGTTAGGAATAACCAAGTCTTCATCAATGTCAAGTACACTACCAAATCCACCACAACGTTTGCAGGCTCCATAAGGGTTGTTAAAACTAAAGAACTGTACTGTAGGTTCTTCAAACTTGATTCCGTCAAGTTCAAACCGATCAGAAAACTCTTTTACCTCTTTTTTCAACACATGAATCATACAAGAGCCTTGCCCTTCATAAAAGGCCGTTTGCACCGAATCAGCAATGCGAAACTGATTGTCTTCATCGTCTTTTTTCACCACATTGCGGTCTACTAATATAAACACCTCCTGACCTTTGAGCGCCTTTATTGCTGCTACATCCTCTAGTAGTTCTTCAATAAACAAGGTGTCCCCATCTACCAATAAACGGGTAAACCCTTTTTGAAAAACAAGTTTCAATTCATCTTCCAGGCTACGTTCTGATGCTACATTTACCGGAGCTGTGATCAGTAGTTTTTGCCCTTCGCTATGCGACTGTATATAATTAACTACATCGGTTACGCTGTCTTTTTTTACCTTATTGCCTGATACCGGAGAATAGGTGACACCAATGCGGGCAAACAATAGTTTGAGGTAATCATATATTTCGGTAGAGGTACCCACCGTGGCACGTGGGTTTTTGGTATTACTTTTTTGTTCTACTGCAATTGCTGGTGACACCCCCTTGATGTATTCTACTGCGGGCTTTTCCATTCTACCCAAAAACTGCCGTGCATAAGAACTTAAACTTTCTACATACATGCGTTGCCCTTCGGCAAATAAGGTGTCAAACGCGAGCGAAGATTTGCCCGAACCCGAAAGTCCAGTAATGACTACAAATTGATTACGTGGAATGGCAACATC is part of the Microscilla marina ATCC 23134 genome and encodes:
- a CDS encoding NADPH-dependent FMN reductase; the protein is MITIISCTNRNQSISRVVSAYYQSLLAEQNTESNIIDLQGLPKDFVFSALYGNAGKNNDFNIYSQQIAQGDKFVFVVPEYNGSFPGVLKAFIDGLEYPSKFNNKKVAMVGLSSGMQGSALALSHLTDILSYLGANLLGMRVKLPRVEANLKDGKITNDLYNQLLREQVDKLIKF
- a CDS encoding DUF6728 family protein, giving the protein MSKFTDFFKMGAVFGYFFRKHDPDRPNNFNIRVMHGINRISMLMFLFCAMVISYRLIPGFFKWVTIFILSAVFMVIFRTFFPRKHK
- a CDS encoding glycine-rich domain-containing protein, encoding MVAEHQPIWEKIQAYKLDAVDASFPFSARLMRENGWTEAYTIEVIQEYKKFMFLVAVSGHSVSPSDPVDQVWHLHMIYTQSYWEEFCHGILGKAVHHNPTKGGKDERKKHVNMYDQTVESYLKYFGEPQPAHIWISTQDLFKEIHYRRVNMHRNWVIAKPQFVRKRWHLVPLLALVATLVMASDGGAVFVILLVVVVFIALIASIGGNNNGKGGNNSAGGGGWFVGCGSSDSGSDSGSSGCSSCSSCGGCGGCG
- the uvrA gene encoding excinuclease ABC subunit UvrA → MQVNVDQLDPRHHIIIKGARANNLKGVDVAIPRNQFVVITGLSGSGKSSLAFDTLFAEGQRMYVESLSSYARQFLGRMEKPAVEYIKGVSPAIAVEQKSNTKNPRATVGTSTEIYDYLKLLFARIGVTYSPVSGNKVKKDSVTDVVNYIQSHSEGQKLLITAPVNVASERSLEDELKLVFQKGFTRLLVDGDTLFIEELLEDVAAIKALKGQEVFILVDRNVVKKDDEDNQFRIADSVQTAFYEGQGSCMIHVLKKEVKEFSDRFELDGIKFEEPTVQFFSFNNPYGACKRCGGFGSVLDIDEDLVIPNKNLSVYDNAIVPWSTEKMRKEWFQPLIQNSIQFDFPIHRSYRELSKEQKQLLWEGNEHFQGLNAFFEHIASQSHKIQYRVMLSRYRGKITCPDCQGTRLRKDASYVKIAEYNINDMVLMPLEDLRELFLNLSLKPNEQQIARRVLTEINNRIKYLNEVGLGYLTLNRLTSTLSGGEYQRIKLATALGSALVGSMYILDEPSIGLHPRDTHRLIGVLKDLKALGNTVIVVEHEEDIMRHADQIIDIGPDAGTGGGELIFQGTLDAPIQNGKNSHTLNFLNGTDSIAMPKVRRKANAFITLVGAEENNLKNVEARFPLGVMTVVTGVSGSGKSTLIKDILYPALAKMYGDYSSTKGKYQSLEGDTQALKGIEFIDQNPIGKSSRSNPVTYTKSYDTIRNLFANTALAKKRGYKPAHFSFNVDKGRCEVCEGEGKVKIEMQFMADVYLTCESCKGKRFKKEILDIKYNDKDIAEILDLTVEESLDFFKNEPKIVQALSPLYEVGLGYVGLGQSSNTLSGGEAQRLKLASFLDKRNARKGNTLFIFDEPTTGLHFNDIKKLLKALNALVEQGHSVLVIEHNLEVIKSADWIIDLGPEGGAKGGQICFQGIPEDLIGLENNHTARFLKEKF
- a CDS encoding TraB/GumN family protein, which codes for MKHTKLFIFSILSVLLSLPTLAQDTLPKAKSIFWEVKGPGVKKPTYLFGTHHLHDYGFINQNKIILDKLKKADIVAGEILIEASNMMKVAMASVMPNKRLNQLMSEKDYKATDECLRKYMGTGVQLFSSFKPIAIYQMIMLKKYAKTLNMNLEKTGNSSMDEYFQRSARNLNKKLIALETVEDQIKVLYDGKPLDKQVDLLLEMVYDKDSLASQEIVKLNRMYKQQDLDGLHKLMQKTASEDELKTLLVERNKKWIPKIEELLKSGKSAFIAVGAGHLPGKSGVLHLLREKGYTISPLKIKL
- a CDS encoding glycine-rich domain-containing protein codes for the protein MNPQEKQLWDKINHYSFDAVDASFPFSARLMRENGWTEAYTIEAIQEYKKFMFLVAVSGHSVSPSDPVDQVWHLHMIYTQSYWEEFCHGILGKAIHHNPTKGGKDERKKHVNMYDQTVESYFQYFGEPQPAHIWISTQDLFKEIHYRRVNMHRNWVTAKPQFVRKRWHLAPLLALLALFFMANSGGDIAGIIFFVVFIVLISIAATSTDKGGGSASGGCSSCSSCSGCGGCG